In Grus americana isolate bGruAme1 chromosome 27 unlocalized genomic scaffold, bGruAme1.mat SUPER_27_unloc_1, whole genome shotgun sequence, one genomic interval encodes:
- the LOC129200055 gene encoding olfactory receptor 14A16-like — protein ITEFLLLAFADTRELQLLHFWLFLGIYLAALLGNGLIITAIACDHHLHTPMYFFLLNLSILDLGTISITVPKVMANSLSDNRSISNAGCAAQVFLFFFVLGAEYALLTVMAYDRYIAICLPLHYGTLLGSRACVHMAAAAWGSGFLNAVLHTANTFSIPLCHGNAVEQFFCDVPQILKLSCSDTYLREVGLLILSCFLGFGCFVFIVLSYVQIFRAVLRIPSEQGRHKAFSTCLPHLAVVSLLVSTGIFSYLKPPSISSPSLDLVVAVLYSVVPPAVNPLIYSMRNQEIIDALWKLFEYNLLQIKKTPIIPPGLPLYFRKSQE, from the coding sequence atcactgagttcctcctcctggcattcgcagacacacgggagctgcagctcttgcacttctggctcttcctgggcatctacctggctgctctcctgggcaatggcctcatcatcactgccatagcctgcgaccaccacctccacacccccatgtacttcttcctcctcaacctctccatcctcGACCTTGGTACCATCTCTATCACGGTCCCTAAAGTGATGGCCAACTCACTCTCAGACAACAGGTCCATCTCTAATGCAGGATGCGCTGCtcaagtatttctatttttcttcgtgcttggagctgagtacgcacttctcactgtcatggcctacgatcgctacattgccatctgcctacccctgcactacgggaccctcctgggcagcagagcttgtgtccacatggcagcagctgcctggggcagtgggtttctcaatgctgtgctgcacacggccaatacattttctataccactctgccatggTAATGCTGTAGAACAGTTCTTCTGTGAcgttccccagatcctcaagctctcctgctcagacacctacctcagggaagttgggcttcttatattaagctgttttttaggttttggctgttttgttttcattgtgctgtcctatgtgcagatcttcagggctgtgctgaggatcccctctgagcagggacggcacaaagccttttccacgtgcctccctcacctggccgtggtctccctccTTGTCAGCACAGGCATATTTTCCTACCtgaaacccccctccatctcttccccatccctggacctggtggtggcagttctgtactcggtggtgcctccagcagtgaaccccctcatctacagcatgaggaaccaggaaatCATAGATGCCCTGTGGAAACTATTTGAATACAATCTACTTCAGATCAAGAAGACCCCCATTATCCCACCAGGGCTCcctctgtatttcaggaaaagcCAGGAgtag